A single window of Streptomyces sudanensis DNA harbors:
- a CDS encoding F0F1 ATP synthase subunit epsilon: MAAELHVELVAADRSVWSGEATLVIARTTSGDIGVMPGHQPLLGVLESGPVTIRTSEGNTVVAAVHGGFLSFADNKLSLLAEIVELADEIDTQRAERALERAKTESDAAAERRAEVRLRAVAAAR, encoded by the coding sequence TTGGCCGCTGAGCTGCACGTCGAGCTGGTCGCCGCGGACCGGAGTGTCTGGTCCGGCGAGGCCACCCTGGTCATCGCGCGCACCACCTCCGGCGACATCGGCGTCATGCCCGGCCACCAGCCGCTGCTCGGTGTGCTGGAGTCGGGCCCGGTGACCATCCGCACCAGCGAGGGGAACACCGTCGTCGCCGCCGTGCACGGTGGTTTCCTCTCGTTCGCGGACAACAAGCTGTCGCTGCTCGCGGAGATCGTCGAGCTTGCGGACGAGATCGACACCCAGCGCGCCGAGCGTGCGCTGGAGCGTGCGAAGACGGAGTCGGACGCCGCGGCCGAGCGGCGCGCCGAGGTCCGGCTGCGCGCGGTGGCGGCCGCGCGCTAG
- a CDS encoding cob(I)yrinic acid a,c-diamide adenosyltransferase produces MVNLTRIYTRTGDKGTTALGDMSRTAKTDLRIAAYADANEANAVIGTAIALGGLPEEVVEVLVRVQNDLFDVGADLSTPVVENPQYPPLRVEQAYVDKLEADCDRFLEGLEKLRSFILPGGTPGAALLHQACTVVRRAERSTWAALEVHGETMNALTATYLNRLSDLLFILARTANKEVGDILWVPGGER; encoded by the coding sequence ATGGTCAATCTGACGCGCATCTACACCCGCACCGGCGACAAGGGCACGACGGCGCTCGGCGACATGAGCCGCACCGCCAAGACGGACCTGCGGATCGCGGCGTACGCCGACGCGAACGAGGCGAACGCGGTCATCGGGACCGCCATCGCCCTCGGCGGACTGCCGGAGGAGGTCGTCGAGGTCCTCGTACGGGTGCAGAACGACCTGTTCGACGTGGGCGCGGACCTGTCGACCCCGGTGGTGGAGAACCCGCAGTACCCGCCGCTGCGGGTGGAGCAGGCGTACGTCGACAAGCTGGAGGCGGACTGCGACCGGTTCCTGGAGGGCCTGGAGAAGCTCCGCTCCTTCATCCTGCCGGGGGGCACCCCGGGAGCGGCGCTCCTGCACCAGGCGTGCACGGTGGTCCGCCGCGCGGAGCGCTCGACGTGGGCGGCGCTGGAGGTGCACGGCGAGACGATGAACGCCCTGACCGCCACGTACCTCAACCGCCTCTCCGACCTGCTGTTCATCCTGGCGAGGACGGCGAACAAGGAGGTCGGCGACATCCTGTGGGTGCCCGGCGGGGAGCGCTGA
- a CDS encoding F0F1 ATP synthase subunit delta: MNGASREALAAARERLDALTDNTSVDAGRLAEELAAVTALLDREVSLRRVLTDPAQAAEAKADLAVRLLSGQVGGETVDLVSGMVRSRWSQSRDLVDAVETLADVADLTAAQKAGALDDVEDELFRFGRIATSSPELRAALSDRAATAAAKGALLRRLLGGRVGAATERLIVRLVTQPRGRSLEGGLESLSKLAASRRDRMVAVVTSAVPLTDRQKERLGAVLAKMYGRRMHLNLDVDPAVLGGISVRIGDEVVNGTIATRLEEASRRLAG, encoded by the coding sequence ATGAACGGAGCGAGCCGCGAGGCACTGGCTGCCGCGCGTGAGCGTCTCGACGCGCTGACCGACAACACGTCGGTCGACGCCGGGAGGCTCGCCGAGGAGCTGGCCGCCGTCACCGCGCTGCTCGACCGCGAGGTGTCGCTGCGTCGGGTCCTCACCGACCCGGCGCAGGCCGCGGAGGCCAAGGCCGACCTGGCCGTGCGACTGCTGAGCGGTCAGGTGGGCGGCGAGACCGTCGACCTGGTCTCCGGCATGGTCCGTTCCCGCTGGTCCCAGTCGCGCGACCTGGTCGACGCGGTCGAGACGCTGGCGGACGTCGCGGACCTCACCGCGGCCCAGAAGGCCGGCGCCCTCGACGACGTCGAGGACGAGCTGTTCCGGTTCGGCCGGATCGCGACCTCCAGCCCCGAGCTGCGGGCCGCGCTGTCCGACCGGGCCGCCACGGCCGCCGCCAAGGGCGCGCTGCTGCGCCGCCTCCTCGGCGGCCGGGTCGGCGCGGCGACCGAGCGGCTGATCGTCCGCCTGGTCACCCAGCCGCGAGGACGTAGCCTGGAGGGGGGACTCGAGTCCCTGTCCAAGCTCGCCGCCTCGCGCCGGGACCGGATGGTCGCGGTCGTCACCTCGGCGGTACCGCTCACCGACCGGCAGAAGGAGCGCCTCGGCGCGGTGCTGGCGAAGATGTACGGCCGGCGGATGCACCTGAACCTCGACGTGGACCCCGCGGTCCTCGGCGGGATCTCGGTGCGGATCGGTGACGAGGTCGTCAACGGCACGATCGCCACCCGCCTCGAAGAGGCGTCGCGGCGACTGGCCGGCTGA
- a CDS encoding F0F1 ATP synthase subunit gamma has protein sequence MGAQLRVYKRRIRSVTATKKITKAMEMIAASRIVKAQRKVAASTPYATELTRAVTAVATGSNTNHPLTTEAQSPTRAAVLLVTSDRGLAGGYSSNAIKQADRLTERLRGEGKEVDTYIVGRKGVAYYGFRERKVADAWTGFSDNPTYADAKQVAAPLIAAVQQDTADGGVDELHIVFTEFVSMMTQTPVDNRMLPLSLAKGAEETQGEILPLFDFEPSAEDVLDALLPRYVESRVYNALLQAAASEHAARRRAMKSATDNAGELINSLSRLANAARQAEITQEISEIVGGASALADATAGSDK, from the coding sequence ATGGGAGCGCAGCTCCGGGTCTACAAGCGTCGCATCCGGTCCGTCACCGCGACGAAGAAGATCACCAAGGCGATGGAGATGATCGCCGCCTCGCGCATCGTCAAGGCGCAGCGCAAGGTGGCGGCCTCCACGCCGTACGCGACCGAGCTCACCCGCGCGGTCACGGCGGTGGCGACCGGGTCGAACACCAACCACCCCCTCACCACGGAGGCGCAGTCCCCGACCCGCGCCGCGGTCCTGCTCGTCACGAGCGACCGCGGTCTGGCCGGCGGCTACTCCTCCAACGCCATCAAGCAGGCCGACCGGCTCACCGAGCGGCTTCGCGGCGAGGGCAAGGAGGTCGACACGTACATCGTCGGCCGCAAGGGTGTCGCCTACTACGGCTTCCGTGAGCGCAAGGTCGCGGACGCCTGGACCGGGTTCTCCGACAACCCGACCTACGCGGACGCCAAGCAGGTGGCCGCCCCGCTGATCGCGGCCGTCCAGCAGGACACCGCGGACGGCGGTGTCGACGAGCTGCACATCGTCTTCACGGAGTTCGTGTCGATGATGACGCAGACGCCGGTGGACAACCGGATGCTGCCGCTCAGCCTCGCGAAGGGCGCGGAGGAGACGCAGGGCGAGATCCTTCCCCTGTTCGACTTCGAGCCCTCGGCGGAGGACGTCCTCGACGCCCTGCTGCCGCGCTACGTCGAGAGCCGCGTCTACAACGCCCTGCTGCAGGCCGCCGCCTCCGAGCACGCGGCCCGCCGCCGGGCGATGAAGTCGGCGACCGACAACGCGGGAGAGCTGATCAACTCGCTCTCGCGCCTTGCCAACGCGGCCCGCCAGGCCGAAATCACCCAGGAAATCAGCGAGATCGTCGGTGGCGCGAGCGCCCTCGCCGACGCGACCGCGGGGAGTGACAAGTAA
- a CDS encoding F0F1 ATP synthase subunit B, which translates to MNALFLAAAEEPQNPLLPHLDELVIGLIAFAIVFGFLAKKLLPNINRVLEERREAIEGGIEKAESAQIEAQSVLEQYKAQLAEARHEAARLRQEAQEQGAAIIAEMKAEGQRQREEIVAAGHAQIEADRKAAASALRQDVGKLATDLAGRLVGESLEDVARQSRTIDRFLDELEEKAEAAR; encoded by the coding sequence GTGAACGCTCTGTTCCTTGCAGCAGCGGAGGAGCCTCAGAACCCTCTTCTGCCGCATCTCGACGAGCTCGTCATCGGCCTGATCGCCTTCGCCATCGTCTTCGGCTTCCTCGCCAAGAAGCTCCTCCCGAACATCAACCGGGTTCTGGAAGAGCGCCGCGAGGCCATCGAGGGCGGGATCGAGAAGGCCGAGTCGGCCCAGATCGAGGCCCAGAGTGTGCTTGAGCAGTACAAGGCTCAGCTCGCCGAGGCCCGCCACGAGGCCGCGCGTCTGCGCCAGGAGGCACAGGAGCAGGGCGCTGCGATCATCGCCGAGATGAAGGCGGAAGGCCAGCGTCAGCGCGAGGAGATCGTCGCCGCCGGCCACGCGCAGATCGAGGCCGACCGCAAGGCGGCCGCCTCCGCTCTGCGTCAGGACGTCGGCAAGCTCGCCACCGACCTGGCCGGCAGGCTGGTCGGCGAGTCCCTCGAGGACGTCGCCCGCCAGAGCCGCACCATCGACCGCTTCCTCGACGAGCTCGAGGAGAAGGCCGAGGCCGCCCGATGA
- a CDS encoding DUF2550 domain-containing protein, which translates to MFLALLVSALVVVLVVIGLFVFGLRRRLIQRSGGTFDCSLRWDAPEEGDPSGKGWVYGVARYGGDRIAWFRVFSYAPRPRRVLERDSIEVLNRRMPDGEEEVALLSDSVVLGCLHRGTRLELAMSEDALTGFLAWLEAAPPGQRVNVA; encoded by the coding sequence ATGTTCCTCGCTCTGCTGGTGAGCGCACTGGTCGTCGTACTGGTGGTGATCGGACTCTTCGTCTTCGGCCTGCGGCGGCGGCTGATCCAGCGGTCGGGCGGCACCTTCGACTGCAGCCTCCGCTGGGACGCCCCCGAGGAGGGCGACCCCTCCGGCAAGGGCTGGGTGTACGGGGTCGCCCGGTACGGCGGTGACCGGATCGCCTGGTTCCGGGTCTTCTCGTACGCGCCCCGCCCGCGGCGCGTCCTGGAGCGGGACTCCATCGAGGTCCTGAACCGCCGGATGCCGGACGGCGAGGAGGAAGTGGCGCTCCTGTCGGACTCCGTCGTCCTGGGCTGCCTGCACCGGGGAACGCGCCTGGAACTCGCCATGAGCGAGGACGCCCTCACCGGTTTCCTCGCCTGGCTGGAGGCGGCGCCCCCCGGCCAGCGGGTCAACGTGGCCTAG
- the atpA gene encoding F0F1 ATP synthase subunit alpha — protein MAELTIRPEEIRDALENFVQSYKPDAASREEVGTVSLAGDGIAKVEGLPSTMANELLKFEDGTLGLALNLEEREIGAIVLGEFSGIEEGQSVQRTGEVLSVAVGEGYLGRVVDPLGNPIDGLGEIETSGRRALELQAPTVMQRKSVHEPMETGYKAVDAMTPIGRGQRQLIIGDRQTGKTALAVDTIINQRDNWRTGDPKKQVRCIYVAIGQKGSTIASVRGALEEAGALEYTTIVAAPASDPAGFKYLAPYTGSAIGQQWMYEGKHVLIVFDDLSKQADAYRAVSLLLRRPPGREAYPGDVFYLHSRLLERCAKLSDEMGAGSMTGLPIVETKANDVSAFIPTNVISITDGQCFLESDLFNAGQRPALNVGISVSRVGGSAQHKAMKQVSGRLRVDLAQFRELEAFAAFGSDLDSASKAALERGKRMVELLKQPQYQPMSTENQVVSVWAGTTGKMDDVPVQDIRRFETELLDYLHREHKSLMTSIREGGKMSDDTLGKVAECIADFKKQFETFDGKLLGEDAPAAANVSK, from the coding sequence ATGGCGGAGCTCACGATCCGGCCGGAGGAGATCCGGGACGCGCTGGAGAACTTTGTCCAGTCGTACAAGCCGGACGCGGCCTCGCGCGAGGAGGTCGGTACGGTCAGCCTTGCCGGCGACGGCATCGCGAAGGTCGAGGGTCTTCCCTCGACCATGGCCAACGAACTGCTGAAGTTCGAGGACGGCACCCTCGGCCTCGCCCTCAACCTCGAGGAGCGCGAGATCGGTGCCATTGTCCTCGGTGAGTTCAGCGGCATCGAGGAGGGCCAGTCGGTCCAGCGCACCGGCGAGGTCCTGTCCGTCGCCGTAGGCGAGGGCTACCTGGGTCGCGTCGTCGACCCGCTCGGCAACCCGATCGACGGCCTCGGCGAGATCGAGACGTCCGGCCGCCGCGCCCTCGAGCTGCAGGCCCCCACGGTCATGCAGCGCAAGTCGGTGCACGAGCCGATGGAGACGGGCTACAAGGCCGTCGACGCGATGACCCCGATCGGCCGTGGTCAGCGTCAGCTGATCATCGGCGACCGCCAGACCGGCAAGACCGCCCTGGCCGTCGACACGATCATCAACCAGCGTGACAACTGGCGCACCGGCGACCCGAAGAAGCAGGTCCGCTGCATCTACGTCGCCATCGGCCAGAAGGGCTCCACCATCGCGTCCGTCCGCGGCGCGCTGGAGGAGGCCGGTGCCCTGGAGTACACGACCATCGTCGCCGCCCCGGCGTCCGACCCGGCCGGCTTCAAGTACCTGGCGCCCTACACCGGCTCCGCCATCGGCCAGCAGTGGATGTACGAGGGCAAGCACGTCCTCATCGTCTTCGACGACCTGTCGAAGCAGGCCGACGCCTACCGCGCCGTGTCGCTGCTGCTGCGTCGCCCGCCGGGCCGCGAGGCCTACCCGGGTGACGTCTTCTACCTGCACTCCCGCCTGCTGGAGCGCTGCGCCAAGCTCTCCGACGAGATGGGCGCCGGTTCCATGACCGGTCTCCCGATCGTCGAGACCAAGGCCAACGACGTCTCGGCGTTCATCCCGACCAACGTCATCTCCATCACCGACGGCCAGTGCTTCCTGGAGTCCGACCTGTTCAACGCCGGTCAGCGCCCGGCCCTGAACGTCGGTATCTCGGTCTCCCGCGTCGGTGGCTCCGCCCAGCACAAGGCCATGAAGCAGGTCTCCGGCCGGCTTCGCGTCGACCTGGCCCAGTTCCGCGAGCTGGAGGCGTTCGCCGCCTTCGGTTCCGACCTGGACTCCGCGTCGAAGGCGGCCCTGGAGCGCGGCAAGCGCATGGTCGAGCTGCTGAAGCAGCCGCAGTACCAGCCGATGTCGACCGAGAACCAGGTCGTCTCCGTCTGGGCCGGCACCACCGGCAAGATGGACGACGTCCCGGTCCAGGACATCCGCCGCTTCGAGACGGAGCTGCTGGACTACCTGCACCGCGAGCACAAGTCGCTCATGACGTCGATCCGCGAGGGCGGCAAGATGTCCGACGACACGCTCGGCAAGGTCGCGGAGTGCATCGCCGACTTCAAGAAGCAGTTCGAGACCTTCGACGGCAAGCTGCTCGGCGAGGACGCCCCGGCCGCCGCCAACGTCTCCAAGTGA
- a CDS encoding MBL fold metallo-hydrolase, whose amino-acid sequence MSSLPAGTGPFPVRVLGGPTALFEYGGLRFLTDPTFDGPGDYPTLGPTLTKTAPSAADPADLGPVDVVLLSHDEHADNLDASGRALLADVPLTLTTPGGARRLGGGARGLADWETAVLDRPGGGTITVTGVPAVHGPGPREEIEPVTGQVVGFVLTGEDLPTVYVSGDNASLDAVREIAERFAPVDTALLFAGAPRFPELFGGALIVLDSAQAARAAGILGARRVVPVHHDGWAHFTEGRDELLAAFTAAGLADRLDPDWTRHA is encoded by the coding sequence GTGTCCTCCCTTCCCGCCGGAACCGGGCCGTTCCCGGTCCGTGTGCTCGGCGGCCCGACCGCCCTCTTCGAGTACGGCGGCCTGCGCTTCCTGACCGATCCCACCTTCGACGGCCCCGGTGACTACCCCACCCTCGGCCCGACCCTGACCAAGACCGCCCCCTCCGCCGCCGACCCGGCCGACCTCGGCCCCGTCGACGTCGTCCTGCTCTCGCACGACGAGCACGCCGACAACCTCGACGCCTCCGGCCGCGCCCTGCTCGCCGACGTCCCCCTCACCCTCACCACTCCCGGCGGCGCCCGGCGCCTCGGGGGCGGAGCCAGGGGGCTCGCCGACTGGGAGACGGCCGTGCTGGACCGTCCCGGCGGCGGCACGATCACCGTCACCGGCGTCCCCGCCGTCCACGGGCCCGGCCCGCGGGAGGAGATCGAACCGGTCACCGGGCAGGTCGTCGGCTTCGTACTGACCGGGGAGGACCTGCCCACCGTCTACGTCAGCGGCGACAACGCCTCGCTCGACGCGGTCCGGGAGATCGCCGAGCGCTTCGCCCCGGTGGACACCGCCCTCCTCTTCGCCGGAGCCCCCCGCTTCCCCGAGCTCTTCGGCGGCGCGCTGATCGTCCTCGACAGCGCGCAGGCGGCCCGGGCCGCGGGGATCCTCGGCGCCCGCCGCGTCGTGCCCGTCCACCACGACGGCTGGGCCCACTTCACCGAGGGCCGCGACGAACTGCTGGCCGCCTTCACCGCCGCCGGCCTGGCCGACCGCCTGGACCCGGACTGGACCCGGCACGCCTGA
- the atpD gene encoding F0F1 ATP synthase subunit beta: MTTSVEAAIPGSTATGRVARVIGPVVDVEFPVDAMPEIYNALTVQVDDPAEEGKRKTLTLEVAQHLGDGIIRAISMQPTDGLVRQAPVTDTGKGITVPVGDFTKGKVFNTLGEVLNVPEANAEVTERWPIHRTAPAFDQLESKTEMFETGLKVVDLLTPYVKGGKIGLFGGAGVGKTVLIQEMIMRVANLHEGVSVFAGVGERTREGNDLIAEMEESGVLDKTALVFGQMDEPPGTRLRVALAGLTMAEYFRDVQKQDVLFFIDNIFRFTQAGSEVSTLLGRMPSAVGYQPNLADEMGLLQERITSTRGHSITSMQAIYVPADDLTDPAPATTFAHLDATTVLSRPISEKGIYPAVDPLDSTSRILDPRYIAQDHYDAAMRVKGILQKYKDLQDIIAILGIDELGEEDKLVVHRARRVERFLSQNTHAAKQFTGVDGSDVPLDESIAAFNAICDGEFDHFPEQAFFMCGGLEDLKKNAKELGVS; encoded by the coding sequence ATGACTACCTCTGTTGAGGCGGCCATCCCGGGCAGCACGGCCACGGGCCGCGTCGCCCGGGTCATCGGCCCGGTCGTCGACGTGGAGTTCCCCGTCGACGCGATGCCGGAGATCTACAACGCGCTGACGGTCCAGGTCGACGACCCGGCCGAGGAGGGCAAGCGCAAGACGCTGACGCTCGAGGTCGCCCAGCACCTCGGCGACGGCATCATCCGCGCCATCTCCATGCAGCCCACCGACGGCCTGGTCCGCCAGGCCCCGGTGACCGACACGGGCAAGGGCATCACCGTCCCGGTCGGCGACTTCACCAAGGGCAAGGTGTTCAACACCCTCGGCGAGGTGCTGAACGTGCCCGAGGCGAACGCCGAGGTCACCGAGCGCTGGCCGATCCACCGCACGGCCCCGGCCTTCGACCAGCTCGAGTCCAAGACCGAGATGTTCGAGACCGGCCTGAAGGTCGTCGACCTCCTCACCCCGTACGTCAAGGGTGGAAAGATCGGCCTGTTCGGTGGCGCCGGCGTCGGCAAGACCGTGCTGATCCAGGAAATGATCATGCGTGTCGCCAACCTCCACGAGGGCGTCTCCGTCTTCGCGGGCGTCGGCGAGCGCACCCGCGAGGGCAACGACCTCATCGCGGAGATGGAGGAGTCCGGCGTCCTGGACAAGACCGCCCTGGTCTTCGGCCAGATGGACGAGCCCCCGGGCACCCGTCTGCGCGTGGCCCTGGCCGGTCTGACGATGGCGGAGTACTTCCGCGACGTCCAGAAGCAGGACGTGCTCTTCTTCATCGACAACATCTTCCGGTTCACCCAGGCCGGTTCCGAGGTGTCCACCCTGCTCGGCCGCATGCCGTCCGCGGTGGGCTACCAGCCGAACCTGGCCGACGAGATGGGCCTCCTCCAGGAGCGCATCACGTCGACCCGCGGTCACTCGATCACCTCGATGCAGGCGATCTACGTCCCCGCCGACGACCTGACCGACCCGGCGCCGGCCACCACCTTCGCCCACCTCGACGCGACGACGGTCCTCTCCCGTCCGATCTCCGAGAAGGGCATCTACCCGGCCGTGGACCCGCTGGACTCCACGTCCCGGATCCTGGACCCGCGCTACATCGCGCAGGACCACTACGACGCCGCCATGCGCGTCAAGGGCATCCTGCAGAAGTACAAGGACCTCCAGGACATCATCGCGATCCTCGGCATCGACGAGCTGGGCGAAGAGGACAAGCTGGTCGTCCACCGCGCCCGTCGCGTCGAGCGCTTCCTGTCCCAGAACACCCACGCGGCGAAGCAGTTCACCGGCGTGGACGGTTCGGACGTTCCGCTCGACGAGTCGATCGCCGCGTTCAACGCGATCTGCGACGGCGAGTTCGACCACTTCCCGGAGCAGGCCTTCTTCATGTGCGGTGGTCTCGAGGACCTCAAGAAGAACGCCAAGGAGCTCGGCGTCTCCTGA
- a CDS encoding response regulator → MSTGTGADAGTGARGRAVRVLVAEDQRAVRAGLVLILRSAPGIEVVGEAGDGEAAVRLARELRPDLVLMDVQMPLLDGVEATRRVVAEGLADVLVLTTFDLDEYVFGALRAGAAGFLLKNTEARDLIEAVRAVGRGEGLIAPAVTRRLIAEFAGRDRARPGRTAGSGRTAGSGPDRSVLDPLTRREREVLSCLGDGLSNAEVAVRLDMAEATVKTHVSRLLAKLGLRSRVQAAVLARELEV, encoded by the coding sequence ATGAGCACGGGTACGGGCGCGGATGCGGGTACGGGGGCGCGGGGCCGCGCGGTCCGCGTCCTGGTCGCGGAGGACCAGCGGGCCGTGCGGGCGGGCCTCGTCCTCATCCTGCGCAGCGCCCCCGGCATCGAGGTGGTCGGCGAGGCCGGGGACGGCGAGGCGGCGGTGCGGCTGGCCCGCGAGCTGCGCCCGGACCTGGTGCTGATGGACGTTCAGATGCCGCTGCTGGACGGGGTGGAGGCGACGCGCCGGGTGGTGGCCGAGGGCCTCGCGGACGTCCTGGTCCTGACCACCTTCGACCTCGACGAGTACGTCTTCGGGGCGCTGCGGGCCGGCGCCGCCGGGTTCCTGCTGAAGAACACCGAGGCGCGGGACCTGATCGAGGCGGTACGGGCGGTGGGGCGCGGCGAGGGCCTGATCGCCCCCGCGGTCACCCGGCGGCTGATCGCCGAGTTCGCAGGGCGCGACCGTGCACGGCCCGGCCGTACGGCGGGGTCCGGCCGTACGGCGGGGTCCGGACCGGACCGGAGCGTGCTCGACCCGCTGACCCGGCGGGAGCGCGAGGTGCTGTCGTGCCTCGGCGACGGCCTGTCCAACGCGGAGGTCGCGGTACGTCTCGACATGGCGGAGGCGACGGTGAAGACCCACGTCAGCAGGCTCCTGGCGAAGCTCGGGCTGCGCAGCCGGGTGCAGGCGGCGGTACTGGCCCGGGAGTTGGAGGTCTGA
- the atpB gene encoding F0F1 ATP synthase subunit A — MSADQTLAFDPDCHIFTGCGFPAPGLHTFLYEPIAVVGGFEFTKPMLLALLGSIVIVAFFWAAFAKPKLVPGKVQMIGEAGYDFVRRGIVYEIIGKKDGEKYVPFMVSLFFFVWIMNLWSIIPLAQFPVTSLIAFPAGLAAIVYVTWVGLTFKKHGFVGGWKNILGYDKSLGAILPLIMLLEFFSNLIIRPFTHAVRLFANMFAGHLLIVMFSLATWYLMNGLGFVYAGASFVMVVIMTAFELFIQAVQAYVFVLLASSYVQGALSEHH; from the coding sequence GTGAGTGCTGACCAGACGCTTGCCTTCGACCCGGATTGCCACATCTTCACCGGATGTGGCTTCCCGGCGCCGGGCCTGCACACCTTCCTGTACGAGCCCATCGCCGTGGTCGGCGGCTTCGAGTTCACCAAGCCGATGCTGCTGGCGCTGCTGGGCTCGATCGTGATCGTCGCTTTCTTCTGGGCCGCCTTCGCCAAGCCGAAGCTGGTGCCCGGCAAGGTGCAGATGATCGGTGAGGCCGGGTACGACTTCGTCCGCCGCGGCATCGTCTACGAGATCATCGGCAAGAAGGACGGCGAGAAGTACGTGCCGTTCATGGTCTCGCTGTTCTTCTTCGTGTGGATCATGAACCTCTGGTCCATCATCCCGCTCGCGCAGTTCCCGGTGACCTCCCTGATCGCCTTCCCGGCCGGTCTCGCCGCGATCGTCTACGTGACCTGGGTCGGCCTGACCTTCAAGAAGCACGGCTTCGTCGGCGGCTGGAAGAACATCCTCGGCTACGACAAGTCCCTCGGCGCGATCCTGCCGCTGATCATGCTGCTCGAGTTCTTCTCGAACCTGATCATCCGGCCGTTCACCCACGCGGTGCGACTCTTCGCGAACATGTTCGCCGGCCACCTGCTGATCGTCATGTTCTCCCTGGCGACCTGGTACCTGATGAACGGCCTCGGCTTCGTCTACGCCGGCGCCTCGTTCGTCATGGTCGTCATCATGACGGCCTTCGAGCTCTTCATCCAGGCGGTCCAGGCGTACGTCTTCGTACTCCTGGCCAGCAGCTACGTCCAGGGCGCGCTCTCCGAGCACCACTGA
- a CDS encoding ABATE domain-containing protein, giving the protein MKETEAEEPVLPPAQGEEEHLSLALANSAVALPGGQETDFLRTPAEANRWLTRHGLAPIDAGMLEMCTAQLRSLREQVRSLFASRVGGLPASPAAVAAVNDAMTRVPTAPLLRWDERNGPHRVALHPTTEIVAHALATLATDAADLLTGPAAERLTACGSAPCNRYLLRHGRRHWCSTRCGDRARAARAYARRTRPATETTPPPGPASS; this is encoded by the coding sequence ATGAAGGAGACCGAGGCGGAGGAACCGGTCCTGCCACCCGCGCAGGGCGAGGAGGAACACCTTTCCCTCGCCCTCGCCAACAGCGCCGTCGCCCTGCCCGGCGGCCAGGAGACGGACTTCCTGAGGACCCCGGCGGAGGCCAACCGCTGGCTGACGCGGCACGGCCTCGCCCCGATCGACGCCGGCATGCTGGAGATGTGCACGGCGCAGTTGCGCTCCCTACGCGAACAGGTCAGATCACTGTTCGCCTCCCGCGTCGGGGGGCTTCCCGCCTCTCCGGCCGCCGTCGCCGCCGTCAACGACGCGATGACCCGCGTCCCCACCGCCCCGCTGCTGCGGTGGGACGAGAGGAACGGCCCCCACCGCGTGGCCCTGCACCCCACCACGGAGATCGTCGCCCACGCCCTGGCGACCCTCGCCACCGACGCCGCCGACCTCCTCACCGGGCCCGCCGCCGAACGCCTCACCGCCTGCGGATCCGCCCCCTGCAACCGCTACCTGCTCCGTCACGGCCGCCGGCACTGGTGCTCCACCCGCTGCGGCGACCGGGCCCGCGCCGCGCGCGCCTACGCCCGCCGCACCCGGCCCGCGACGGAGACGACGCCTCCACCCGGGCCCGCGTCCTCGTAG
- the atpE gene encoding ATP synthase F0 subunit C, with the protein MSALETLAAVNGNVASIGYGLAAIGPGVGVGIIFGNGTQALARQPEAAGLIRTNQIMGFAFCEALALIGIVMGFVYK; encoded by the coding sequence ATGTCCGCTCTCGAGACTCTCGCCGCTGTCAACGGAAACGTCGCGTCCATCGGCTACGGCCTGGCCGCCATCGGCCCCGGCGTCGGCGTCGGCATCATCTTCGGTAACGGCACCCAGGCCCTGGCCCGCCAGCCCGAGGCGGCCGGTCTGATCCGTACCAACCAGATCATGGGTTTCGCCTTCTGTGAGGCGCTCGCCCTCATCGGCATCGTCATGGGCTTCGTCTACAAGTAA